Proteins encoded in a region of the Streptomyces akebiae genome:
- the glgX gene encoding glycogen debranching protein GlgX, translated as MQVWPGQAYPLGATYDGAGTNFAVFSEAAHRVELCLLDDDGSETAVELRETDAFVRHAYLPGVMPGQRYGFRVHGPYAPERGLRCNSAKLLLDPYARAISGSVKWGEEVYGYHFGAPEERNDLDSAPHMMTSVVVNPYFDWGDDRRPRTEYHHTVIYEAHVKGLTMRHPGLPEELRGTYAALAHPAIIEHLTELGVTALELMPVHQFVNDHRLADMGLSNYWGYNTIGFFAPHNAYASWGDRGQQVLEFKSAVRALHEAGIEVILDVVYNHTAEGNHLGPTLSFKGLDNPSYYRLTDDPRYYMDTTGTGNSLLMRSPHVLQLIMDSLRYWVTEMHVDGFRFDLAATLARQFHEVDRLSSFFDLVQQDPVVSQVKLIAEPWDVGEGGYQVGNFPPLWTEWNGMYRDTVRDLWRGEPRTLAEFASRLTGSSDLYQDDGRRPLASINFVTCHDGFTMRDLVSYNEKRNAANGEDNRDGESHNRSWNCGAEGETDDPAVNALRVRQMRNLIATLMLSQGVPMLSHGDEFARTQGGNNNAYCQDNEVSWVPWPAAEDGEGAEVHGDLLEFTRAMVWLRKDHPVFRRRRFFHGRPVEGTHDELSDIAWFTPQGREMVQRDWDSSQAGALSVFLNGNAISEPGARGERISDDSFLLMVNASAAELDFVVPVNHGPQWQMVVDTGREDAVPVDGPKVAAGERVRLVDRSLVVFRRPA; from the coding sequence ATGCAGGTCTGGCCTGGACAGGCGTATCCGCTCGGCGCCACGTACGACGGCGCCGGTACCAACTTCGCGGTCTTCTCGGAGGCCGCGCACCGAGTAGAGCTGTGTCTGCTGGACGACGACGGCTCCGAGACGGCGGTGGAACTGCGCGAGACGGACGCGTTCGTGCGGCACGCGTACCTGCCCGGCGTGATGCCGGGGCAACGGTACGGCTTCCGCGTGCACGGCCCGTACGCGCCGGAGCGGGGGCTGCGCTGCAACTCCGCGAAGCTGCTGCTCGACCCGTACGCACGTGCCATCAGCGGCTCGGTCAAGTGGGGGGAGGAGGTGTACGGCTACCACTTCGGCGCACCCGAGGAGCGCAACGACCTCGACTCGGCTCCGCACATGATGACCTCGGTCGTGGTCAACCCGTACTTCGACTGGGGCGACGACCGGCGGCCCCGCACCGAGTACCACCACACGGTGATCTACGAGGCCCATGTGAAGGGCCTCACCATGCGGCACCCGGGGCTGCCCGAGGAACTGCGCGGCACCTACGCGGCGCTCGCCCACCCGGCGATCATCGAACATCTGACCGAGCTGGGCGTGACGGCGCTGGAACTGATGCCCGTACACCAGTTCGTGAACGACCACCGGCTGGCCGACATGGGCCTCAGCAACTACTGGGGCTACAACACCATCGGCTTCTTCGCCCCGCACAACGCGTACGCCTCTTGGGGCGACCGGGGTCAGCAGGTGCTGGAGTTCAAGTCGGCGGTCCGGGCACTGCACGAGGCCGGGATCGAGGTCATCCTCGACGTGGTCTACAACCACACCGCCGAGGGCAACCACCTGGGCCCCACGCTCTCCTTCAAGGGCCTCGACAACCCGTCGTACTACCGGCTGACGGACGACCCGCGCTACTACATGGACACGACGGGCACCGGCAACTCCCTGCTCATGCGGTCCCCGCACGTGCTGCAACTGATCATGGACTCGTTGCGGTACTGGGTCACCGAGATGCACGTCGACGGGTTCCGCTTCGACCTCGCCGCGACCCTGGCCCGGCAGTTCCACGAGGTGGACCGGCTGTCGTCGTTCTTCGACCTCGTCCAGCAGGACCCGGTGGTCTCCCAGGTGAAGCTGATCGCCGAGCCCTGGGACGTCGGCGAGGGCGGCTACCAGGTGGGGAACTTCCCGCCGCTGTGGACCGAGTGGAACGGCATGTACCGGGACACCGTGCGGGACCTGTGGCGGGGCGAGCCGCGGACGCTCGCGGAGTTCGCGTCCCGGCTGACCGGCTCCTCCGACCTCTACCAGGACGACGGACGACGCCCGCTCGCCTCCATCAACTTCGTGACGTGCCACGACGGCTTCACCATGCGGGACCTCGTCTCCTACAACGAGAAGCGCAACGCGGCCAACGGCGAGGACAACCGGGACGGGGAGAGCCACAACCGGTCCTGGAACTGCGGTGCCGAGGGCGAGACGGACGACCCCGCGGTGAACGCGCTGCGGGTCCGGCAGATGCGGAACCTCATCGCGACGCTGATGCTGTCGCAGGGCGTGCCGATGCTCAGCCACGGCGACGAGTTCGCGCGGACCCAGGGCGGCAACAACAACGCCTACTGCCAGGACAACGAGGTGTCCTGGGTTCCCTGGCCCGCCGCGGAGGACGGAGAGGGCGCGGAGGTCCACGGGGATCTGCTGGAGTTCACGCGGGCGATGGTGTGGCTGCGCAAGGACCATCCCGTCTTCCGGCGGCGGCGGTTCTTCCACGGCCGGCCGGTGGAGGGGACGCACGACGAACTGTCGGACATCGCGTGGTTCACACCGCAGGGGCGGGAGATGGTGCAACGGGACTGGGACTCGTCACAGGCGGGTGCGCTCAGCGTCTTCCTGAACGGGAACGCGATCTCCGAGCCGGGTGCGCGCGGCGAGCGGATCAGCGACGACTCGTTCCTGTTGATGGTCAACGCGTCGGCGGCGGAACTGGACTTCGTGGTACCGGTGAACCACGGGCCGCAGTGGCAGATGGTGGTGGACACCGGGCGGGAGGACGCGGTTCCGGTGGACGGGCCGAAGGTGGCGGCCGGGGAGCGGGTGCGGTTGGTGGACCGGAGTCTGGTGGTGTTCCGGAGGCCTGCGTAG
- the treY gene encoding malto-oligosyltrehalose synthase, whose amino-acid sequence MTSVVPAATYRLQLQPGFPFSAAAAAVPYIASLGVSHLHLSPVLEAVPGSTHGYDVVDHGRVRGELGGEEGLRELARTARAHGLGLVLDIVPNHMAMAPRHNRALWEVLREGPESAYARWFDIDWEAQGGRVLLPVLGGPLGAEIEQFVVDGRELRYYDHVFPLREGTEKLPLPQLLDAQWYRPAWWRLARTELNYRRFFSISELIGVRVEEPEVFDATHAKILQLLDEGVVDGLRVDHPDGLADPDAYLRRLHEATGGRWTVVEKILADGETLPGAWPVAGTTGYDALRHVDGLFTDPAGAGELLGRYRQFTDAQSDRGGEWDATVRRAAYRVLTHELVAEVERLTRVAHRLCERSDELALRDQAPWALRTALCELLARMEVYRPYTSEDPSLVVTEEAAAEARALFVVPEEARSVDAVRDLVLGRGEGPDHVEFRARFAQTSSALRAKSVEDTAFYRYVPLLSANEVGGDPGSPAVSPEDFHAYCARVQRDWPATGTVLSTHDTKRSADVRAAIAVLAQCPGRWADLLAEVTGDGAGVPDPQLAWAAWQTAFGLGPAAGERLRGALLKHVREAGLHTSWTEQNPAYEQEVADFVARGPAVDARVAALREELAPHVRANALGAALVQLTMPGVPDVYQGTEAEYRALVDPDNRRAFAPHEDGSEKFRLTEAALRLRGRRPAVFGDAATYAPLAARGEGAEHCLAFTRSGEVVTVVTRLSLRLAQAGGWRDTRLALPEGRWAEVLCGEREFTGEVRVEELFGTLPVALLERVGA is encoded by the coding sequence ATGACCTCTGTCGTGCCTGCCGCCACCTACCGACTTCAGCTTCAGCCCGGGTTCCCCTTCTCCGCCGCCGCGGCGGCCGTGCCGTACATCGCCTCGCTCGGCGTCTCCCATCTGCACCTCTCCCCCGTTCTGGAGGCGGTGCCGGGGTCGACGCACGGGTACGACGTGGTCGATCACGGGCGGGTGCGGGGCGAACTCGGCGGTGAGGAGGGGCTGCGGGAGCTGGCCCGGACCGCGCGCGCCCATGGACTCGGGCTCGTCCTGGACATCGTCCCCAACCACATGGCCATGGCGCCCCGGCACAACCGGGCGCTGTGGGAGGTGCTGCGGGAGGGGCCGGAATCGGCGTACGCGCGGTGGTTCGACATCGACTGGGAGGCGCAGGGCGGCCGGGTGCTGCTGCCGGTGCTCGGCGGGCCGCTGGGCGCGGAGATCGAGCAGTTCGTGGTGGACGGGCGGGAGCTGCGGTACTACGACCACGTGTTCCCCCTGCGGGAAGGCACCGAGAAGCTGCCGTTGCCACAGCTGCTGGACGCGCAGTGGTACCGGCCGGCGTGGTGGCGGCTGGCCCGTACGGAGTTGAACTACCGGCGGTTCTTCAGCATCTCGGAGCTGATCGGGGTGCGGGTCGAGGAGCCGGAGGTGTTCGACGCGACCCATGCGAAGATCCTCCAGCTGCTGGACGAGGGTGTCGTCGACGGGCTGCGGGTCGACCACCCCGACGGGCTCGCCGATCCCGACGCCTACCTGCGGCGGCTGCACGAGGCGACCGGTGGGCGGTGGACCGTCGTCGAGAAGATCCTGGCCGACGGGGAGACGCTGCCCGGGGCGTGGCCGGTCGCGGGGACCACCGGCTACGACGCGCTGCGGCACGTCGACGGGCTGTTCACCGATCCGGCGGGGGCCGGTGAGCTGCTGGGCCGGTACCGGCAGTTCACGGACGCGCAGTCCGACCGGGGCGGGGAGTGGGACGCGACCGTACGACGGGCCGCGTACCGGGTACTCACGCACGAGCTGGTCGCGGAGGTGGAACGGCTCACCCGGGTGGCGCACCGGTTGTGCGAGCGCTCCGACGAGCTCGCGCTGCGCGACCAGGCGCCGTGGGCGCTGCGCACCGCGCTGTGCGAGCTGCTCGCGCGGATGGAGGTGTACCGGCCGTACACCTCAGAGGACCCCTCCCTCGTCGTCACCGAGGAGGCCGCGGCCGAGGCGCGCGCGCTGTTCGTGGTGCCCGAGGAGGCCCGGTCGGTGGACGCCGTACGGGATCTGGTGCTGGGCCGGGGTGAGGGGCCGGACCATGTGGAGTTCCGGGCCCGGTTCGCGCAGACCTCGTCGGCGCTGCGGGCGAAGTCGGTGGAGGACACGGCGTTCTACCGCTATGTGCCGCTGCTGTCGGCGAACGAGGTGGGCGGCGATCCGGGAAGCCCGGCCGTGTCGCCCGAGGACTTCCACGCCTACTGCGCGCGGGTGCAGCGCGACTGGCCGGCCACCGGGACCGTGTTGTCGACCCATGACACCAAGCGCAGCGCGGACGTGCGGGCGGCGATCGCGGTGCTCGCGCAGTGCCCGGGGCGGTGGGCCGACCTGCTGGCGGAGGTGACGGGGGACGGCGCGGGAGTGCCGGATCCGCAGCTGGCGTGGGCGGCCTGGCAGACGGCGTTCGGGCTCGGCCCGGCGGCCGGGGAACGGCTTCGGGGGGCCCTGCTGAAGCATGTGCGGGAGGCCGGGCTGCACACCTCCTGGACCGAGCAGAACCCGGCGTACGAGCAGGAGGTGGCGGACTTCGTCGCACGGGGGCCGGCCGTGGACGCCAGGGTGGCCGCGCTGCGCGAGGAGTTGGCGCCCCATGTGCGGGCGAACGCTCTCGGCGCCGCCCTGGTGCAGCTGACGATGCCGGGGGTGCCGGACGTGTACCAGGGGACGGAGGCCGAGTACCGGGCCCTGGTGGACCCGGACAACCGGCGGGCCTTCGCTCCGCACGAGGACGGGTCGGAGAAGTTCCGGCTCACCGAGGCGGCGCTGCGGCTGCGCGGGCGACGGCCGGCGGTCTTCGGGGACGCGGCGACGTACGCGCCGCTGGCGGCGCGGGGGGAGGGCGCCGAACACTGTCTGGCCTTCACCCGCTCCGGTGAGGTGGTCACGGTGGTGACCCGGTTGTCGCTGCGCCTGGCGCAGGCCGGAGGCTGGCGTGACACCCGACTGGCGCTGCCCGAGGGACGGTGGGCCGAAGTGCTGTGCGGAGAGCGGGAGTTCACGGGCGAGGTGCGGGTCGAGGAGCTCTTCGGGACGCTGCCGGTCGCGCTGCTGGAGCGGGTCGGCGCGTGA
- a CDS encoding M14 family zinc carboxypeptidase yields the protein MGLLSELGYPTVAELESAARTLAARRPGLCALRSIGCSRAGRPLRLLSVGHARHAVLVVAGAHANEPTGGSTVLALAERVVRERALRSGVSWHFVLCADPDGASLHTTALPRTLLDYHLGFFRPAGPEQPEWSPSVLPPDRLPPETHALMGVLDELRPYLQVTLHGTDLGGSWVQLTKDVPGLAEPFAKSAAELGIPVERGASDAAGWPVSGPGVFVMPRPGGLAAYPSMPDDARHSTWYHAHRYGGLTAVVEVPMWASDLVDDTAPHPAPAAALRHLARRLLTDAGRVEGVLAEALPRLPGPEGPLLRAARWALALVPGLARDWRDGPPPDLSTAYVGSVDAFGRRLPLRAAAMLLRVLRETDDPGAPLLEDLVAEWCESFSDRFRARWVPVGDQVEHQVRTVLAAASCARGGAGT from the coding sequence GTGGGTCTGCTGTCGGAACTCGGATATCCCACGGTCGCTGAACTGGAGTCGGCCGCGAGAACACTGGCGGCCCGTCGGCCGGGGCTGTGCGCACTGCGGAGCATCGGCTGCTCGCGTGCCGGCCGCCCGCTGCGGCTGCTGTCCGTGGGGCACGCGAGACACGCCGTCCTGGTCGTCGCGGGCGCCCACGCCAATGAGCCGACCGGCGGTTCCACAGTGCTCGCCCTGGCCGAACGGGTGGTGCGGGAACGGGCCTTGCGGTCCGGAGTGTCCTGGCACTTCGTGCTCTGCGCGGACCCGGACGGGGCGAGCCTGCACACCACCGCCCTGCCGCGCACGCTCCTCGACTACCACCTCGGGTTCTTCCGGCCGGCCGGGCCCGAGCAGCCGGAGTGGTCGCCGTCCGTGCTGCCGCCGGACCGGCTGCCGCCCGAGACGCACGCCCTGATGGGGGTGCTGGACGAGCTGCGGCCCTACCTCCAGGTGACCCTGCACGGCACCGATCTGGGCGGCAGCTGGGTGCAGTTGACGAAGGACGTGCCGGGGCTCGCCGAGCCGTTCGCCAAGTCCGCGGCCGAGTTGGGCATACCGGTGGAGAGAGGCGCCTCCGACGCCGCGGGCTGGCCCGTCTCCGGGCCCGGGGTGTTCGTGATGCCGCGGCCCGGCGGCCTCGCGGCGTACCCGAGCATGCCGGACGACGCCCGGCACAGCACCTGGTACCACGCCCACCGGTACGGCGGTCTGACGGCGGTCGTCGAGGTGCCGATGTGGGCGAGCGACCTGGTGGACGACACGGCCCCGCACCCGGCCCCGGCGGCGGCGCTGCGGCACCTGGCCCGGCGGCTCCTGACGGACGCGGGCCGGGTGGAAGGGGTCCTCGCCGAGGCGCTGCCCCGGCTGCCGGGCCCCGAGGGACCGCTGCTGCGGGCCGCCCGGTGGGCGCTGGCGCTGGTGCCCGGGCTGGCCCGGGACTGGAGGGACGGGCCGCCGCCGGATCTGTCGACGGCGTACGTGGGCAGTGTGGACGCCTTCGGGCGGCGGCTTCCGCTGCGGGCGGCGGCGATGCTGTTGCGGGTGCTGAGGGAGACCGACGACCCGGGGGCGCCCCTCCTGGAAGACCTCGTCGCCGAGTGGTGCGAGTCCTTCTCCGACCGGTTCCGTGCGCGGTGGGTGCCGGTGGGCGACCAGGTGGAGCATCAGGTTCGTACGGTGCTGGCGGCCGCGTCGTGTGCGCGGGGCGGGGCGGGGACCTGA
- a CDS encoding SSI family serine proteinase inhibitor has protein sequence MTNPTHAVRGGLLAALALLTLGASAPDRASAVQGDWLYVTLTRGDDRSSDTRGTLLLCDPPQGHGRAAQACAELRRTDGDITRIPHRNSICTEIYAPVRATAEGQWSGRPVTYEQTFANPCVMEARTGAVFALPD, from the coding sequence ATGACGAACCCCACCCACGCGGTACGCGGCGGACTGCTCGCCGCCCTCGCCCTCCTCACCCTCGGCGCCTCGGCCCCCGACCGCGCGAGCGCCGTCCAGGGCGACTGGCTCTACGTCACCCTCACCCGGGGCGACGACCGCTCCTCCGACACCCGCGGCACCCTCCTTCTCTGCGACCCGCCCCAGGGCCACGGCCGAGCCGCCCAGGCCTGCGCGGAACTCCGCCGGACCGACGGCGACATCACCCGCATCCCCCACCGGAACTCCATCTGCACCGAGATCTACGCCCCCGTGCGGGCCACGGCGGAGGGCCAGTGGAGCGGCAGGCCGGTCACCTACGAGCAGACGTTCGCGAACCCGTGCGTGATGGAGGCCCGCACGGGAGCGGTGTTCGCCCTGCCGGACTGA
- a CDS encoding M14 family zinc carboxypeptidase, producing the protein MDELYARAAALVARHPHRARLRRVGTSRAGTPMWLLSVGRGGRHTLIVAGPHANEPVGGATVLRLAERALADPRLSDAADTTWNLLLSLDPDGSRRNEGWLRGPYTLGHHFRHFFRPGFLEQPEWLPDGAAGAVLPETRALLDLQDELRPFFQCSLHGVDVGGGFVELTRDLPGLAERVAHVAARLGIPRELRPYDTLYWPCLGPAVYRIPPPRRGDLAAAITEAAVESTWFHPHRHGTVTAVVEAPMWGVAAVEDASPAPDADAVLRTVSRGLRRDTRCLEDLLTRVRPLVCGAPDAARFLAPVDDYVLVGPGLADSWDPDVHDGAARPLPPLDTARLTTLAISGRRVALRTAGLLHQLVTRAGHDPVGALPALDRLIDQWCADYRDGYGARWIPVARQAEYQARVVLAAFELAAGRPHLPGPAPQPPCPDTRAGSHSGEQGWSSEPAVPMHRE; encoded by the coding sequence GTGGACGAGTTGTACGCCCGCGCCGCCGCACTCGTCGCCCGACATCCGCACCGCGCCCGACTGCGCCGCGTGGGCACCTCACGGGCGGGCACACCGATGTGGTTGCTCTCCGTCGGACGCGGCGGCCGCCACACCCTGATCGTCGCCGGCCCGCACGCCAACGAGCCCGTGGGCGGCGCCACCGTCCTCCGGCTCGCCGAACGGGCCCTGGCCGACCCCCGGTTGAGCGACGCCGCCGACACCACCTGGAACCTGCTGCTGAGCCTCGACCCCGACGGCTCCCGCCGCAACGAGGGCTGGCTGCGCGGCCCGTACACCCTCGGCCACCACTTCCGGCACTTCTTCCGCCCCGGCTTCCTGGAACAGCCCGAGTGGCTGCCCGACGGCGCGGCCGGCGCCGTGCTGCCGGAGACCCGCGCCCTGCTCGACCTCCAGGACGAACTGCGGCCCTTCTTCCAGTGCTCGCTGCACGGCGTCGACGTGGGCGGCGGCTTCGTCGAACTGACCCGGGACCTGCCGGGCCTCGCCGAGCGCGTCGCCCACGTCGCCGCCCGCCTCGGCATCCCGCGCGAGCTGAGGCCGTACGACACGCTGTACTGGCCCTGCCTCGGCCCCGCCGTCTACCGCATCCCGCCCCCGCGCCGGGGCGATCTGGCCGCCGCCATCACCGAGGCGGCCGTCGAGTCCACCTGGTTCCACCCGCACCGCCACGGCACGGTCACCGCCGTCGTCGAGGCGCCGATGTGGGGCGTGGCCGCCGTGGAGGACGCCTCCCCCGCGCCCGACGCCGACGCCGTACTGCGCACCGTCAGCCGTGGCCTGCGCCGTGACACCCGGTGCCTGGAGGACCTCCTCACCCGCGTCCGCCCCTTGGTGTGCGGCGCCCCGGACGCGGCCCGGTTCCTCGCCCCGGTCGACGACTACGTCCTCGTCGGACCGGGCCTCGCCGACTCCTGGGACCCCGACGTCCACGACGGCGCCGCCCGGCCGCTGCCCCCGCTCGACACCGCCAGGCTCACCACCCTCGCCATCTCCGGCCGCCGGGTCGCCCTGCGCACCGCCGGCCTGCTGCACCAGCTGGTGACCCGCGCCGGGCACGACCCGGTCGGCGCACTGCCCGCGCTGGACCGCCTGATCGACCAGTGGTGCGCCGACTACCGGGACGGCTACGGGGCCCGCTGGATCCCCGTCGCCCGCCAGGCGGAGTACCAGGCCCGCGTCGTCCTCGCCGCGTTCGAACTGGCGGCCGGGCGCCCGCACCTGCCGGGGCCCGCCCCGCAGCCGCCCTGCCCGGACACCCGTGCGGGCTCCCATTCGGGTGAGCAGGGATGGAGTTCCGAGCCCGCCGTGCCGATGCACCGGGAATGA
- a CDS encoding DUF1707 and FHA domain-containing protein: MTSSFEFHTYPARLSDAERDRALRVLRDGVALGRLSHDTFIRRMELALTARRSDELAALTADLPVENRWSRLVLGTVGRVSGFGVKLRRAWQAERLPKLQLPHPASGHALRIGRDPASGLRLSHETVSRVHAELSRQGGMWILRDLGSTNGTTVNGRRVIGAAVVRDGDQVSFGRMVFRLSSE, from the coding sequence GTGACGTCGTCCTTCGAGTTCCACACGTACCCCGCGCGGCTGTCGGACGCGGAGCGCGACCGCGCGCTGAGGGTGCTCCGTGACGGCGTCGCGCTGGGCCGCCTGTCGCACGACACGTTCATCCGGCGGATGGAGCTGGCGCTCACCGCCCGCCGCTCCGACGAACTCGCCGCGCTCACCGCCGACCTGCCCGTCGAGAACCGCTGGTCCCGGCTGGTGCTCGGCACCGTGGGGCGGGTCTCCGGTTTCGGCGTGAAGCTGCGCCGGGCCTGGCAGGCCGAGCGGCTCCCCAAGCTCCAGCTGCCGCACCCGGCGAGCGGCCACGCCCTGCGCATAGGCCGCGATCCGGCGAGCGGGCTCCGGCTCAGCCACGAGACGGTCTCCCGGGTGCACGCCGAGCTGAGCCGACAGGGCGGTATGTGGATCCTGCGCGACCTCGGCTCCACCAACGGCACCACCGTCAACGGCCGTCGGGTGATCGGCGCGGCCGTCGTCCGGGACGGCGATCAGGTGAGTTTCGGCCGTATGGTCTTCCGCCTCTCCTCCGAATGA
- the treZ gene encoding malto-oligosyltrehalose trehalohydrolase, which yields MQFEVWAPQADRLTLHRAGATHAMERDPQRPGWWTAEAEAADGTRYGFAVDDGPVRPDPRSRRQPDGPDGLSAVVDQGRYTWRTEWSGRGLPGAVLYELHVGTYTPEGTLDAASERLGHLAELGVTHVELMPLCPFPGTHGWGYEGVSLWAVHEPYGGPEALKRFVDAAHALGLGVVLDVVHNHLGPSGNYLPVFGPYFTERHHTPWGAAVNLDAPGSDEVRAYFRESALAWLRDYRLDGLRLDAVHALKDTRALHFLEELSTAVDALAEEVRRPLFLIAESDLNDPRLVTPRAQGGLGLHAQWNDDFHHALHTTLTGESQGYYEDFAHAGPAGLAKTLTGGFFHDGTYSSFRERRHGRPLDRTSVSAHRLLGYTQTHDQIGNRAQGDRLAATLSPGLLACAAALVLTGPFTPMLFMGEEWAASTPWQFFTDHTDPELAEAVRRGRRREFAEHGWAEEDVPDPQDPATRARSCLDWSELPREPHARVLSWYRTLIALRHSLPDLSDPDLSDVKVAFDEETRWFGFRRGDVLVALNLGKETATIPLGVPHARVLAAWDPVEAPGTDGVLTLGGESCVVLTMA from the coding sequence GTGCAGTTCGAGGTGTGGGCACCGCAGGCCGACCGTCTGACCCTCCACCGGGCGGGCGCCACGCACGCCATGGAGCGCGATCCGCAGCGGCCGGGCTGGTGGACGGCCGAGGCGGAGGCCGCGGACGGCACACGCTACGGATTCGCCGTCGACGACGGCCCGGTGCGCCCCGACCCGCGCTCGCGCCGCCAGCCGGACGGCCCCGACGGGCTGAGCGCGGTCGTCGACCAGGGTCGGTACACCTGGCGTACGGAGTGGTCCGGGCGCGGGCTGCCGGGCGCGGTCCTCTACGAGCTGCACGTCGGCACGTACACCCCCGAGGGCACCCTGGACGCCGCGTCCGAACGCCTCGGACACCTTGCCGAACTGGGCGTCACCCACGTCGAGTTGATGCCACTGTGCCCCTTCCCCGGGACACACGGCTGGGGTTACGAGGGGGTCTCGCTCTGGGCCGTGCACGAACCGTACGGCGGGCCCGAGGCGCTGAAGCGGTTCGTGGACGCGGCGCACGCGCTGGGCCTCGGGGTGGTGCTCGACGTCGTGCACAACCATCTGGGCCCCTCCGGCAACTACCTGCCCGTCTTCGGGCCGTACTTCACCGAGCGGCACCACACGCCGTGGGGCGCGGCGGTCAATCTCGACGCGCCCGGCTCGGACGAGGTGCGGGCGTACTTCCGGGAGAGCGCGCTCGCCTGGCTGCGCGACTACCGCCTGGACGGCCTGCGGCTGGACGCGGTCCACGCGCTGAAGGACACCCGTGCCCTGCACTTCCTGGAAGAGCTGTCGACGGCGGTGGACGCGCTCGCCGAGGAGGTGCGCCGACCGCTGTTCCTGATCGCCGAGTCGGACCTCAACGACCCACGTCTCGTCACCCCCCGCGCGCAGGGCGGACTGGGCCTGCACGCCCAGTGGAACGACGACTTCCACCACGCCCTGCACACCACGCTGACCGGCGAGTCCCAGGGCTACTACGAGGACTTCGCGCACGCCGGTCCGGCGGGCCTGGCGAAGACCCTGACGGGCGGCTTCTTCCACGACGGCACGTACTCGTCCTTCCGCGAGCGCCGCCACGGCCGTCCCCTGGACCGTACGAGCGTCTCCGCGCACCGGCTGCTGGGCTACACCCAGACCCACGACCAGATCGGCAACCGCGCCCAGGGCGACCGGCTCGCGGCGACCCTCTCCCCCGGTCTGCTGGCCTGCGCGGCGGCGCTCGTCCTCACGGGCCCCTTCACGCCGATGCTCTTCATGGGCGAGGAGTGGGCCGCGTCCACGCCCTGGCAGTTCTTCACCGACCACACCGATCCGGAGCTGGCGGAGGCCGTACGGCGGGGCCGGCGCCGGGAGTTCGCGGAGCACGGCTGGGCGGAGGAGGACGTCCCCGACCCCCAGGACCCCGCGACCCGGGCCCGCTCCTGCCTCGACTGGTCCGAACTCCCGCGCGAGCCCCACGCCCGCGTCCTGTCCTGGTACCGCACCCTCATCGCCCTGCGCCACTCCCTGCCCGACCTCTCCGACCCCGATCTCTCCGACGTCAAGGTCGCCTTCGACGAGGAGACCCGGTGGTTCGGCTTCCGCCGGGGCGACGTCCTCGTGGCGCTGAACCTGGGCAAGGAGACGGCCACGATCCCGCTCGGGGTGCCCCACGCACGCGTCCTCGCGGCCTGGGATCCCGTGGAGGCGCCGGGGACCGACGGAGTGCTGACCCTGGGCGGGGAGTCGTGCGTGGTGCTGACGATGGCGTGA
- a CDS encoding aminoglycoside phosphotransferase family protein — MTQAPTPTADSVRRLVRSLLKNGEDKPGGKGGDGPDVRPVAGDDTHGTWWVGTRHVLRLATDRHGVGRQRRELRLRDLVRPHIGVAVPVSVAHGEWSGGLTYTLDTRLPGGTAEEHEVSAVGEADLAALLTGLREVPLRQTEQLGVPRLAPRTLETLRTAAARAARSLAEADEFDAARLGQLTSATAAQLTAPAAVLVHHGLTGDHLVVSADGRVRGVLGWTDAAVGDPAEDIAGLAAAVGSPAAVRAATLAGYGARPCLRGLWLARCDTVVHLADGLRGRATTPLPVLRHRLRRTWEPILLERVTDLRGED; from the coding sequence ATGACCCAGGCACCGACACCCACCGCGGACAGTGTCCGCCGGCTGGTCCGTTCCCTGCTGAAGAACGGGGAGGACAAGCCCGGCGGCAAGGGCGGCGACGGCCCCGACGTGCGACCCGTCGCCGGGGACGACACGCACGGCACCTGGTGGGTCGGCACCCGCCATGTGCTGCGCCTCGCGACCGACCGGCACGGCGTCGGGCGGCAACGACGCGAACTGCGGCTGCGGGACCTGGTCCGCCCGCACATCGGCGTCGCCGTCCCGGTGAGCGTCGCGCACGGCGAGTGGTCCGGCGGGCTCACCTACACGCTCGACACACGGCTGCCCGGGGGCACGGCCGAGGAGCACGAGGTGTCCGCCGTGGGCGAGGCCGATCTGGCGGCGCTCCTCACGGGGCTGCGCGAGGTGCCGCTGCGACAGACCGAACAGCTCGGGGTGCCGCGGCTTGCTCCGCGAACGTTGGAGACGCTGCGCACGGCGGCGGCGCGTGCGGCGCGGAGTCTCGCGGAGGCCGACGAGTTCGACGCGGCGCGGCTCGGACAGCTGACGTCGGCGACGGCGGCGCAGCTGACGGCGCCGGCCGCCGTCCTGGTCCACCACGGGCTCACCGGCGACCACCTCGTCGTCAGCGCCGACGGCCGGGTCCGGGGGGTGCTCGGCTGGACCGACGCGGCCGTCGGCGATCCCGCCGAGGACATCGCCGGCCTCGCCGCGGCCGTCGGCTCACCGGCCGCCGTCCGCGCCGCGACCCTGGCCGGCTACGGCGCCCGCCCCTGTCTGCGCGGCCTCTGGCTGGCCCGCTGCGACACGGTCGTCCACCTCGCCGACGGTCTGCGGGGCCGGGCCACCACACCCCTGCCGGTCCTCCGCCACCGTCTGCGGCGCACCTGGGAGCCGATCCTGCTGGAGCGGGTGACGGATCTGCGGGGCGAGGACTGA